Below is a window of Georgenia soli DNA.
CATGGTGCGGAAGCCGAGCCGCTCCACGAGAGCCTTGGCCTCGTCCTCGTCCCACGCCGACCGGGTCACGACGGGCGACGGGCCGTCCTCTCCGCCGTCGGCCTGTGCCGCTCCGCCGCCGCCCACGGGTGCGGCGTCCCGGCGGGCGTGCTGCCGCCGGGCGTCCTCGACGAGCGCGGCCACCCCGGTGGCCAGCGACGTGGGGGCGCCGTACGCGGGGACGCCGGCGGCGTGGAGACGACGGCGGATCTGACGGACCTCCTCCGGCGCGCCGCCGAGCCCGACGAGAGTGGGGACCGCGGAGCCGGCCGACGCGGCCGGGACCGTGGCGGCCAGGTCGATGCTGTCCGGCTCCGTGAGGGCGTACGTGGCGACGGCGTCCACGCGGGGGTCGGCGGCGACGGCCTCCAGCACGGCGCCGAACGTCTCGCTCGGGCGACCGGTGTCGACGGGATTGCGCTGGTAGGTCAGCGGCGGAAGGAGCTCGCCGATGCGTGCGACCGTGCCGTCCGATAGGCCGGGCACGGCGACGCCGTGCCCGCGCAGGCTGTCCATGAGCAGCAGACCGGGGCCGGCCTGCGCCGTGACGATGCCGACACCGGGGTCCGCGGCCGGGGCGAGACGCGCGTGGGAGAGCGCCGCGACCGCGTCGACGAGCTGCTGCTCGTCGTCGACCAGCACCGCGCCGGCCTGCCGGAGCGCGGCGCGCGTGGTGCGCCAGGAGGTGGCCAGCGCACCGGTGTGCGACTGCGCGAACTCGGCAACGTCGTTGCGGCCGACCACCAGTGCCACCACGGGCACCCGCTCCGTCAGCGCCCGGACGGACTCCACGAGGCGGCGCCCGTCGGCCACCGACTCCACGTGGAGCGCGACCACCCGGGTGGCGTCGTCCCCGCGGAGGTGATCGAGGACGTCGGCGGCGGTGACGTCGGTGGCGTTGCCCAGTCCCACCGCGAGGCTGACGCCCAGGCCGGCGTCGGCGAGGAGGAAGGACAGGGCGTGGTTGATCCCGCCGGACGCCGCGACGACGGCGACCCCGCCGGCCGGGACGTCGCCCGCCGCCGGCACGAAGCTCGCGGTGAGCTTGTGGGCGGGGGAGAAGAAGCCGGAGGTGTTCGGCCCGAGCAGGCGGACCCCGGTGCGGCGCGCCGCGGCGAGAAGGGCCGCCTGGTGGGCGGCGCCGTCCGCGCCGGACTCGGCGAACCCGCCGGCGCAGACGAGGGCGGCCCTGGTCCCGGCCGCGGCGGCGTCCTCGACGGCGGACGCGCACGCCGCGGCCGGCACGCACAGGACGGCGAGGTCCAGCGGGGCGCCCAGCGCCTGCGACGCGGCAGCCACGGAGGCGTGCAGACCGGCGCCCGGGTCGGGGTTGCGCGAGTTGACGAGCCCGAGGGCGCCGTCGAAGCTCCGCAGCGAGCGGGCCATGACCGCGCCGAGCTTGGCGCCGGAGCGGGAGGCCCCGACGACGGCGACGCCGCGAGGGGAGAAGAGCGGGCGCAGGTCAGACATCGGTGCCTCCGGTGGTCACGACGAGGTCGGCGCGGCCGGAGAGCACCAGGGTGGCGGCGCGGTCCTCGTCGGCCTGCTCCTCCACCAGGGCCACCGGCAGGCCGGCGGCCAGCCGGGCCTCCTCCGCGAGCAGCACCCGGGTCAGGGGGGTGCCTCCGTGGACCGCGACGAGCGTCGGCGCCTCGGTGCGGCAGGCGGCCACGACGGCCGCCGCACCGGCGACGCCGTCCTCGCTCTCGGGGGCGGCGAGCCACAGGCCCCACGGTTCGTCCTTGCCGAGGTGACGCGCCGGTGTGCCGCCGTCGTCCGCCGGGCAGCCGGCCAGCGGGACCTGGTTGCCGACGCCGTCGGCCACGAACCGGGCGCCGTCGCGCTCGACGATGCGGGCGGTGCGGCCCGGGAAGACCACGTCGCCGAGGTCGAGCGGGGTGCTCAGCGGGTCGCTGCCGTGGCGCTCGCGCCAGGCGGCGTCGACGGCGGCAACGAAGTCCGGGTCGCGGCGGGCGATCTTGGCGCGGCCGATGGACCGGCTCATGAAGTGGAACGCGAACTGGGTGGGGTCGAACGCGGCGTGGTAGCGGCCGAAGTGCTCCCACCACGACAGGCTCGGGCGCGCCGATCCCTGGATCTTCTCCACCGACGGGCGGGCAGCCGCCTCGTAGGCGACGAGGGCCTGCTCGACGTCGTCGTGCTCGGCGACGGCGCGGGCGAGCTCGATCGCGTCCTCCATCGCCATCTTGGTGCCCGAGCCGACCGAGAAGTGGGCCGTGTGCGCGGAGTCGCCCAGGAGCGCGACCCTGCCGGCGTGCCAGGTGGCGGCGCGGCGGGTGCGGAAGTTGCCCCAGCGGGAGTTGTTGACCAGCAGCGGCTGCCCGTCGATCTCGTCGGCGAAGAGGTCCTCGAGGTACTTCCGGCTCTTCTCGTCGCTCGCCCCGGGCGGCTGGGTGACGTCGAACTCGTCAAGACCCGCGCGGCGCCAGGTCTCCTCGTCGGTCTCGACGATGAACGTGCTCACGTCGTCGGAGATCGGGTAGCCGTGGACGGCGAAGACTCCGTGCGGGCCCTCCTTGTGCACGAAGGTCAGCCCGTCGAACATGTACGACGTCCCGAACCAGATGAACTTCGCGCTCGCCTCGACGGCGGACGGGCCGAACTCGCCGGCGAGTCGCTCGCGGGTTCGGGAGTTCGCGCCGTCGGAGGCGACGACGAGGTCATGGTCGGCGAGAACGTCGTCGACGTCGACGTCGGTCTCGAAGCGCAGGTCCACGCCCTCGGCGCGGGCACGCTCCTGCAGCAGGAGCAGGAGGGTCTTGCGGGAGATCGCGCCCATCCCGTTGCCGCCGACCGTGATCCGCTCGCCCTTGAGCCGGACCTCGATGTTCTCCCAGTGCCTCCCGTGCTCGCGCAGGGCGTCGATGAGAACCGGGTCGGCGTCGTCGATCTTCTTCAGGGTGGCGTCCGAGAAGACGACGCCGAAGCCGTAGGTGTCGTCGGCGCGGTTGCGCTCGTAGACGGTCACGCGGGCGTCCGGCCGGCGCTGCTTGATGAGCGTGGCGGCGAACAGCCCGCCTGGGCCGCCGCCGATGCAGGCTACAGAGAGCGACATGGATTCTCCTACGCGTCACGTCGTCGTGCGGTCGTGATGACCTCGTTCACCGAGTGTGTGACACATGGGCGACGGCCGTCAAGTGAGTGACGCAGGAATGTCGTCCGCGCCGGCCGCGGCGGTGCGTGGGGCGGGGGTGGTCGGGGCCGTGGGTGTCACCGGAACCGTCGGTGGCTCCGGGTCCGTGCGCCGCGTGCCCGTCGCCTCGTCAACGGCGCGCTCGGCGGCGGGGCGCAGCAGCTCGGAGGCCTCGGTGAAGAGGTCGTAGGCGTCGTGGCCGAGCCAGCGGGCGGGGAGCAGCTCCAGCGGCAGCGCGGGGTCGCGGAAGGGGAACTTGCGCCACTCGCGGAAGAGCTCGATCCGCGCCACGAGCGACTCGTCCGGGCCCACCCGGCCCGAGCGGTAGCGGGGGAGCTCTGCCCGGTAGCGCTCGAGGAACGCCTGGTAGTCGGCGTTGAGCGTGGTGAGGTCCCAGCAGCGCTCGGCCATGTCGCGGTCGGCCGGGAGGCCCTTGGAGCGGGCTCGCAGCAGGTCGAGCCGGATGTCGCCGTGGTGCGCGAACTTCTCCTCCACGCGCGCGAGCCGGTCGTGGGGGGAGATCCAGGTCGAGGCCGCCAGCGGGCCGAAGCCGAGCCAGGCGAGCTCCTTGCGCAGGCTCTCGCGGGCGGACCTCGCAGACTCCGGCACGTAGTAGATCACCATGTGCCACCAGCCCTCCCAGGAGGTTCGCGGGGTGCCGAGGATCCTTTCGCGCCCCTCGTCGAGCATCTGCCAGCTGTGCTCGTTGAGGGCGTAGACGACCTCCCGGCCGTCGGCTCCCGGCCGGGTGTCGAGCCATCCCTCCTTCTTCAGGCGCGCCATCGTCACCCGTGCGGTCGAGGCCCCCACGCCGAACTTCTCCAGGAGCGCCACGAGGTCGCGCAGCGGCGCGGCCCCTCCGCGGTAGCGCAGGTAGCCGCCGAAGAGGTCGATGACGATGGACCGCGGCTTCATGGTGCTCCTCAAATCTGATTCGAATGCTTGACGACCGTCGTTCAGATGCCGTACACATTACCGGGAGTGAGGTGGTGCACACCACTGCCTCGCCCTCCATGACCACGGCAGGTGCCCGTCACCACGGGCTCGTCCTGCGCCCGCGGCGACCGTCTGCCGGCATGACCTTTCATCCCCCTGAACCACCTCACCGCAGGAGACAACGATGTCAGCATCCTCCGCCGCGCCGGCGGGGCCCGGGTCCCGCAAGGGCCTCGTCGTCGTCGCGCTCGCCTTCGCAGCCATCGTGCTCGACGGGTACGACCTCATGATCTACGGGGCGATGGTGCCAGCCCTCCTCCAGCACCCCACCTGGGAGCTGACCCCCGCGGACGTCGGCCTGATCGGCAGCTACGCCACCTTCGGCATGCTCGTCGGCGCGCTCGGCGTCGGTGCCCTGACGGACATCCTCGGCCGTCGGCGCATCATCATCGCGAGCATCATCTGGTTCAGCGCGGCCACGGCCGCCACCGCCATGGCGCCGACGCCGGAGCTGTTCGGGCTTTTCCGTCTCGTCGCAGGGATCGGTCTCGGCGGCGTCATGCCGACCGCCATCGCCCTGACCGTCGAGTACGCCCCGCGCGGCAAGCAGCAGTTCTACAACGCCATGATGTTCGTCGGGTACTCCTTCGGCGGGGTCTTCGCCGCACTGGCGGCGATGGCGCTTCTCGAGGACCACGGCTTCCGCCTGCTGCTCTGGCTGGGCGCCGCGCCGGCCCTGATCCTCGTGCCGCTCGTCTACCGCCACCTGCCTGAGTCGATGAGCTACCTCGCCGGCAAGGGGCGCAACGACGAGGCACAGGAGCTCGCTCGCGAGTACGGCGTCGAGGTCGAGGTGCGCTCGGCCGGCGGGTCGAAGAAGGCGCCGGGTGCGCTGCGGTTCCTCGTCTCGGCGAGCAACCGCGGCCCGCTGGCCCTGTTCTCCGTGGCGTCGTTCTCCGGGCTGCTGCTGGTGTACGGGCTCAACACGTGGCTGCCCCAGATCATGCGCAGCGCCGGGTACCCGCTCGGATCCTCGATCGCCTTCCTGCTGGTGCTCAACCTCGGCGCGATCGTCGGCAGCGTCGCCGCGGCCGCGCTGGCGGACAGGATGGGGCCGAAGTTCGCCGTCAGCCTCGCGTTCGGGGCCGCCGCGGTCACCCTCGTCGCCCTGAGCCTGCAGCCGCACGCCGCGCTGCTGTACCTCTTCGTCGCGGTCGCGGGACTCGGCTCGATCGGCACGCAGATTCTCGTCAACGGCTACGCCGCGGCGTTCTTCCCCGCCTGGGCGCGCGGCAGCGCGGTGGGGGTCACCCTCGGCATCGGCCGGATCGGCGCCGTCGTCGCCCCGATCATGGTCGGACTGATCATGGAGTCCGACCTCGGGTTCCGGTGGAACTTCTACTCCTTCATCGTCCCGGCCGTGATCGGTCTGCTCGTCATCCTTGCAGTGCCGCGCCGTACCGCGGCCGCCCGTGCGGCCGCGGTCGCGGAGGAAAGGGGCGCCGCCCCGGTGCGCCAGGGCTGACGCGCCGTTCGTCCGGCCCGGACACCATCCGCCGGCCACCATCCGAAGGGCTGTACCGCGCGGCGGTACGGCCCTTCGGCTGTTGCCGGCCCGGGCGCACCGACGGGGGACGCGTGGATCCGCACGGCCCACCGTGGCGCCCGCAGTCCTCGACGGGACCTCCTCTGGAGATCCCGCCGGCGGCGGCTCCTGACGACGACGCACGCCCGCCTCGTGGTTCGGCAGAGCGGGGACGCGCTCGGGCGCGACGTCGGTTCAGCCGTCCGTCCGGGTCCGTGCGGCGGCGTCGGCGGACGAGGCGTCGTGGGGCAGCACGGCGTGCTGCGGCGCGCCGGTCTCGAGCACCCGCCCCAGCGCCAGGACCACCAGACCGGCCAGGGCGACGCTGACCAGCGCGGCGCGCAGGCTGATCGCGTCGGCAAGGAGGCCGATGATCGTCGGCGAGACGAGGAACCCGACCCGCAGCAGCCAGCCGACGACGGTGAGGCCGACGCCGGGCGCCAGGCCGGGGAGCTCGTCGGCCGTGTGCATCACCGCGGGGACGAGCGTGGCGACACCGAGGCCGGCGAGGGCGAACCCGGCCAGCGTCGTCGGCAGCGACGGTACGGCGAGCGCCAGAGCCATGCCGAGTGCGATGAGCACCCCGCCGGTACGCACCACGCGGCGCTGCCCGTAGCGGTTGATCACCCGGTCGCCGGTGAACCGACCGAAGACCATCGCGACCTGCAGCGCGACGAAGGCGAGGCCGCCGGCGGCAGCGCTCGCGCCGACCTCCTCGCGGAGGTAGAGGGCTCCCCAGGAGGAGCCGGCGTCCTGGACGAACGCCTCGCAGGCGGCGAGGAGACCGAGGGCCGCGAGCAGGACCGCGGTTCGGGTGGCGGTGCGGCGGGGGCCGTGGCTGGCGGAGTCGGCCACGGGTGCTCCGTGTCCGCCGTCGGGCCGGTCGCCGCCGTCGGGCCCGTGAGCGTCAGCGGGCCCAGCGCCGACCTCGGCGCTGCGTCCTGCCACGCGCTCGGCGTCCTCCGGTCCGGGCAGGAGGAAGCGGTAGGCGACGACAGCCGTCACGCTGAACACGACGGTGGAGACGGCGAGGTGGACGCCCAGCGGCACGTGCATCCCCGCCGCGGCGGAGCCGAGGAGGCCGCCGGCGACGGCCCCCACGCTCCACAGGCCGTGGAAGGCGTTGACGATCGAGCGCCGGTACAGCCGTTGCACGCGGAAACCGTGGGCGTTCTGCGCAACGTCCACCAGGGCGTCGAACGCACCGGCGACGAGCATCGCCGCGGCGAAGACCCACCAGGACCCCGACAGGGGCACCGCGCACACGGCGAGGGCCAGGCCGACCAGCCCGAAGGAGGCGACCCTCGCCGAGCTGAGGCGGTTGATGAGTGCAGGGGCGAGCAGCCCGGCGAGGAGCGCCCCGGCGGGCATCGCTGCGATGCCGGTCCCGAGCGCGGCGTTGGTCAGGTCGAGCTTCTCCTTCACCTCCGGCAGGCGAGGCACGAGGTTCGCGTACAGCACGGCGTTGAGGAAGAAGAGTGCGGACACCGCTGCGCGAGCGCGGCGCATCTGCGCGGTGACTGCGGTGCCGGTGGGTGCGGCCATGGCGACGAGCTCCGGTGGGTGAACGGTGGCGCGGAGCGTCAGTCCTGGACCACCGCGCCCGTCATTCTAGGGCCGCGCCCGAGGGGTGTCCGGAAACGCTGCCCGGTGGGCAACACCATCGGGTGAGCCGGGTCGGACATCAGCTGTCAGGTGCTGTCACAGGCGTCCGAGCTGCTTCTCCACGTCGCTGCTGACCGCCCCGGTACCGCCGAGGATCACGACCTTCCGCGGGTCGAGCCGCCGGAGCTCCGCGAGCACCGATGCGGGCAGCGCACCCGGCTGGGTGAGCAGCACAGGGGCACCCTTCATGCCGGCCACCGGGGCGCCGGAGAGGGCGTCCACCGAGGTCAGGCCGTTGGCGACGTACACGACCGGTGCGCCCGCCGCGAAGCTCGACGCCGACACCGCTGCCGACACCGCGTAGCGGTCCTGCCCCGACCACCGCTCCACGGCGGGCGCGTACCGGGCCAGGTCCTCCTGCACCGTCGAGCTCACCGCGCCCGTGCCGCCGAGCACGACGATCTTGCGGGGCTTGAGGCGGGCGAGCTCGGTGCGGATCGCGGCGGGCAGGCCACCGGCCTGGGTCAGCAGCACGGGTGCACTGCTCGCCCCGGCGACCGGAGCGGCCGAGAGAGCGTCGGCGGAGGTCTGGCCGTTGGCGATGTAGGCCACCGCGACACCGGCACCGAAGTTCTCCCGCGAGACGGCCGCGGAGACGGCGTAGCGGTCCGCACCGGTCACCCGGGTGACAGTGGGGGCGTAGCGGGCGAGCTGCTGCTCGACGTTCGTGCTGACGGCCCCCGTGCCGCCGAGGACGACGATCTTGCGGGGCTGGAGCCGGGCGAGCTCCCCGGCGATGCTGGCCGGCAGTGCGCCGGTCTGGGTCAGCAGGACCGGGGCGTCCTTCATGGCGGCGACCGGGGCAGAGGTCAGCGCGTCGGCGGACGTCAGGCCGTTGGCCACGTAGGCGACCGCGACACCCGGCGCGAAGTTGGCCCGGGACGTCGCGGCCGACACCGCGAACCGGTCGGCCCCGTCGACCCGTTCGAGCGAGAAGGGCGGGTGGGTCTTCGCGGCCACGGCCGTGCGCATGGTGGCGAGGCGCCCGTAGATGTCCTTGCCGGGGCACGCGGTGGCGGAGACGTCCATGTGGCCGAAGATGCGGGGCAGGTTCACGCCCTTGACCAGGGCGGGCGTGCCGGGGGAGTAGATGCCGCTGGTGGTGGTCGCGTTGAGGCCGGCGCGCCCGAACTGCCAGGCGAGCACGTTGGTCATCGAGTCGATCACCGCCGTCGGGACGGCCACCTTCGTGTAGTCGCCCATGGCCGAGATGCCGACCGTGCCGTTGTTGACCGGGGCGGCGTGCGCCCCCTGGGGCATCATCCCCGCGGGCGACGCCAGTGAGCCGGTGCGACCCTCGTACACGCGGCCCCACTTGTCGACGAGGAAGTTGTACCCGATGTCGCCCCAGCCGCGGGTGACGGCGTGGTAGTAGTAGATGCCGCGCACGACGGAGGCGGCCTCGCTCTGGCTGTAGGTGTTGGTCCCCGCGGTGTGGTGCACGACGGCGGCCTTCAGGGCCCGGTAGGTCGGCTGCCAGTTCATCTGCGTCTCGTTCGCACCCCACCCGGCGCGGGAGATCATCGAGGGCCGGGGCGGAACGACCGTCGTGGCGACGGGCGAGGCCGCCACGCTGGCACCCACCATGCCGGCAGGGACGACGGCGTTCGAGCCGGGCGCCGCCGGCGTCACGGTCGGTACGGGGACGGGGGTGCTCTCCGGGGCCTCGGCGGCCACCGCGGGCGTCTCGAGAGCCTCGGTGGCGAGGACCGTGATGGCGAGGTTGTCGGGCAGCTCCGCCGCGGAACCCGTCACGCGGATCTGGATGGTCTCGGCACCGCCGGTGACGAACGGGTCCGTCCCCGCGGCCGTCTCCGAGCCGCCGGTCATGCCCTCCTCGTGCGAGGTCTCCTCCCACTCCGACCAGACGCCGTCCTCCTCCACCCGCACGAACACCTGGGCGTCGGCGGCCAGCTGCTGCCCCGCCTCCCAGGTCAGGCCGGCGACGAGGAACTCCTCGGTCGGGATCGGCTGGGTCAGCACGGCGTCGGTGCCGACGACGGCCTTCTCGGACGAGGTGGAGAACTCGCCGGCCGGGACGCTCACCTCGAGGCCGCTCGTGGCGACCTCGGTGCGCTCGCCGGCGGCGTCGGTCAGCGGGATGACGACCGGCTCGACGGCGGTCTCTGGCGCCGACGCCGCCGCCGCGGACTCCGGCACGACAGACTCTGGCGCGACAGACTCTGGCGCCACGGACTGGGGTGCGTCGGTCGACTCAGGCGCCTCGTCGGGCGCGGGGGTCTCGCTGCGCCCGTCCGCCTCGCCCGCCGCGACCGTCTCGCTGGACGCGGTCGCCTCGGCGGGCGCCTGCGTTCCGTCGGGCACAGGCGCTTCGCTCGGCCCGGACGCCGCACCGGATGGCGGCGCCTCGACGGACCAGCGCTCCGGGGACGGGCCTGCGGCCGGCAGGGCGGCCGAGGCCGTGGTGCCGGAGAGGGCGACCAGAGCGGAGCTGAGCAGCATCCCGGCGACGAGCCGAGCAGGGTGAGGGCGCATGCGAGTACTTCCGATAGGGCACGAGGTGTGCGGGAGCGTCAGCTGGCGACGCGGGCAGGGACCAGGCGCACGCACCATCTGTCACATCTGTAACACCCATCATGCGCCACACAGGTCCCGACCGTGCCCAAAAACGGCATGTGATTTCCGCCGGTGTCCGTATCTCACCTTGCGGACACAGGTTGGCTTCGGGACAGCCGACGAGGTTGCCGATCTGGCCCGTGATCCACGACCAGATCGACAACCTCGTGCAGCCGACCGCTCAGTCGGGCACGTCCAGCCCGGCCGCTTCGCCCGGCACGTCGAGCGGTCGGCAGTCGCTGCCGCAGCCGGTGGGCGACGGCTCGGAGGTCGGTGTGGCCGGGCGGTGCAGCACCGCATGCCCGGGTCGGACCGACAGGCCGGAGGCGCCACCGCCGCCGTCGCGGGCCGGTTCGGTGCTGGGGACCGACGCGTCGCCGTCCACGATGAGGGTGTACCCACCGGCCTGACGCGGCGGGAACACGAGCGTGACAGCGGGGTGCTCGGCCGCCAGTTCGGTCGCGGACCGGCCGGGGGCGTCGACGACGAGCGTGCCGTCGACCAGGCGGGGCACCACCGCGACGACGTGCGGGCGCTCGCGACCCGGGCTGAGCAGGTACGCGAAGTCGTGCTCCGCCATCGCGGCACCCAGCCCGGCGAGATCCACCTTGATGCTCATGGCCCCTCCCGTGCCGGCTTCCGCCCGTCCCGGCCATCTTCCCGCACGGCGCCGCACGCGGAGCCGGATCGAGGTCCTGGGCGGCGCAGCACGACCGTGGCCTCGCCGTGCCGCTCGACGTCCCGCAGCACCTCGCACCCGGAGGCCCGCGCCAGCCGGCTCAGCTCCCCGGCCTCGGCCGCGAACCTGGACGGCGCCGTCGCACCGACGTCGGACAGCACCGTGAGGACGAGCACGCCGTCGGGCGCCAGCAGCCCGGGCAGCGAGCGGTGGAGGGCCGGGTCCCGGAACCGCTGGCACACGACGAGGTCGTAGGGGCCGGAGAGGTGCTCGGGCAGACCCGCGGCGAGGTCCGCCACCCGGCCGTGGACGCCGGTGAGCCCGAGGGCGTCGGCCCGGGCGGTGAGCCGCCTGATCGCGACGGCGGAGACGTCGAGCGCGTCGACGGCGAGGCCCCGCCCCGCGGCCCACAGCGTCACCGCGCCGAGGCCGCACGCCACGTCGAGGGCGCGGCCCTCTTCCGGCAGGAGGTGCACGAGACCGGTGAGCCCGTCCGGCGGGCGTGGGACCGGATCGGGGGCGTCGCGGTACCGCTCGTCCCACCGCGTGCCGTCGTCCATGGCTCTTTCCTACCGTCCGGCTCCACCATGGCGCATGGGCCACACTGGGCGCGTGCCGACGCCCGACCCCCTGACGGTGACCGGCCTGCTGCTCGCTGCGGGCGCCGGCCGGCGCATGGGGATGCCCAAGGCGCTGGTCAGCACCGACGGCGTCCCGTGGGTCCGACGGGCGGCGGAGGTTCTCCTCGACGGGGGCTGTGCCGAGGTCGTCGTCGTCCTCGGCGCCGCGGAGCCGGAGGCACGGGAGGCCCTTGCCGACGTCGAGGAGGGCCTCACGGTCATCGTCTGCCCGACGTGGGAGCGCGGCATGGGCGAGTCGTTGCGCAGCGGGATCGCCGCCCTGCAGGCGCGGTCCGCGCAGGCGGCACTCGTCCACCTGGTCGACCTTCCCGACGTCGGAGCGGCCGTCGTCCGGCGCCTCCTCGCGGCGGCGACGGGTCGGGACGCACTCGCCCGGGCGGCGTACGACGGCGTCCCGGGCCATCCCGTGCTCATCGGTGGCGACCACCTCCCCGGCGTCGCCGAGCTCGCCGTCGGGGACAGCGGGGCTCGCGAGTACCTGCGCCGCCACCGGCCAGCGCTCGTCGAGTGCGGTGACCTCGCCGGCGGGCGCGACGTCGACCGCATGCCGCCGGATGCGTGATGTCGGCGTGCGGGGCATCGTGGCCCCGGGCAATGACGTAGATGGAGGTTGTTGTGGCACGTGCTGGCGGTCAGGCGGGGCAGGCGGGCGACAGCCGGGGCGGAGGTCGCTCCGGCACGGACGTGAGCCGCGTCGTCGTCAGGCCGATGGGGACGCCGCTCCCGCTCGGGTTCCTCGGACTGTTCGTCGCGACCGTGGGCTTCAGCGCGCTCCAGCTCGGCTGGCTGCCTCCCGAGCAGGGACGCAACGTCGCGCTGGGCGTGCTCGCGCTCACCGTCCCCACCCAGCTCGTCTCCTCGCTGTACGGCTTTCTCGCACGCGACCCCGTGGCCGGCACAGGCATGGGGGTGCTCTTCGGCACCTGGGGCGCGGCGGCACTCGTCACCCTGACCTCGCCGCCCGGCGCGGCCTCGGCCGGCCTCGGCGTGCTGTTCCTCGCCGCAGGCGCCGCGATGCTCGTCCCGGCGGCCGCGGCTCTGACCAAGCTCACCGCCGCGGGCGTGATGGTCCTGACGGCACTGCGGTTCTGGCTGACCGGTCTGGCCGAGCTCACCGGTGACCCCGGCTGGAAGACCGCGGCCGGCGTGGCGGGGCTCGTGCTCGCCGCCGCCGCGCTCTACGCCGCCCTCGCCCTGGAGCTCGAGGACGCCAACCACCGCACCGTGCTGCCGGTGCTGCGCCGCGGCGCCGGCCGCGACGTCATGACGGGCTCGATCGACGACGAGCTCGAGAACATCTCGCACGAGGCGGGGGTGCGCAAGCAGCTCTGACAGGCGGACGTCCCGGGCTTCTCCCACCTCCAGGTATCGGTGGCCAGGCCGGTCTCAGGAGGCCGAGGTGTTCGCGGTCGCCCGGTTTTCGCGCTCCCGCAGCGCCCGCCACACGCGTTCCGGCGTGAGCGGCAGCTCGCGGACGGTCACGCCGGTCGCCGCGGCGACAGCAGCCGCCAGAGCGGGGGCGGTACAGAGCAGCGCCCCCTCGCTTATTCCCTTGGCGCCGAAGGGGCCGGGACCGTCGCCGTTCTCGATCATGTCGGTGAAGAGCTCCGCCGGGACGTCCTTGGTCGTCGGGATGCGGTAGTCGAGGGCACCGAGGTTGATGATTCGGCCCGCATCGTCGAGGACGATGTTTTCCATGAGGGAGTGTCCGAGGCCCATGATGGCTGCGCCCTCGTCCTGGCTCTCGACCTGCAGCGGGTTGAGTGCCTTGCCGACGTCGGAGACGGTGACGTGCTTGTGGATGAGGATCTCGCCGGTCTCGTTGTCGACTTCTAGCTCGAACGCGGTGCAGTTGAACTCGAAGAACGCCGGCGTGCCCCCGAGAGGGTGGTCGGGCATGTGCGGTTTTCGCATGCGGCCGTTGCCGATGAGTTCCCCGTTCCATCTG
It encodes the following:
- a CDS encoding acetate--CoA ligase family protein codes for the protein MSDLRPLFSPRGVAVVGASRSGAKLGAVMARSLRSFDGALGLVNSRNPDPGAGLHASVAAASQALGAPLDLAVLCVPAAACASAVEDAAAAGTRAALVCAGGFAESGADGAAHQAALLAAARRTGVRLLGPNTSGFFSPAHKLTASFVPAAGDVPAGGVAVVAASGGINHALSFLLADAGLGVSLAVGLGNATDVTAADVLDHLRGDDATRVVALHVESVADGRRLVESVRALTERVPVVALVVGRNDVAEFAQSHTGALATSWRTTRAALRQAGAVLVDDEQQLVDAVAALSHARLAPAADPGVGIVTAQAGPGLLLMDSLRGHGVAVPGLSDGTVARIGELLPPLTYQRNPVDTGRPSETFGAVLEAVAADPRVDAVATYALTEPDSIDLAATVPAASAGSAVPTLVGLGGAPEEVRQIRRRLHAAGVPAYGAPTSLATGVAALVEDARRQHARRDAAPVGGGGAAQADGGEDGPSPVVTRSAWDEDEAKALVERLGFRTMPRRACATDAEAHAALDAIGGPVAVKLLDAAVLHKTEIGGVRLGVRTHDELDEALTALRAAGADRVLVERMAPSGVDLIVGARRDPVFGPVVLLGLGGTVAEALQDVSLRVAPLSPAEAATMPDDLAGRALLEGFRGSPTLDRSELAGLLSALGTLLLDHPHLGDVEINPLRVTADGLVALDAVVTTKES
- a CDS encoding FAD-dependent monooxygenase, which translates into the protein MSLSVACIGGGPGGLFAATLIKQRRPDARVTVYERNRADDTYGFGVVFSDATLKKIDDADPVLIDALREHGRHWENIEVRLKGERITVGGNGMGAISRKTLLLLLQERARAEGVDLRFETDVDVDDVLADHDLVVASDGANSRTRERLAGEFGPSAVEASAKFIWFGTSYMFDGLTFVHKEGPHGVFAVHGYPISDDVSTFIVETDEETWRRAGLDEFDVTQPPGASDEKSRKYLEDLFADEIDGQPLLVNNSRWGNFRTRRAATWHAGRVALLGDSAHTAHFSVGSGTKMAMEDAIELARAVAEHDDVEQALVAYEAAARPSVEKIQGSARPSLSWWEHFGRYHAAFDPTQFAFHFMSRSIGRAKIARRDPDFVAAVDAAWRERHGSDPLSTPLDLGDVVFPGRTARIVERDGARFVADGVGNQVPLAGCPADDGGTPARHLGKDEPWGLWLAAPESEDGVAGAAAVVAACRTEAPTLVAVHGGTPLTRVLLAEEARLAAGLPVALVEEQADEDRAATLVLSGRADLVVTTGGTDV
- a CDS encoding PaaX family transcriptional regulator, with the protein product MKPRSIVIDLFGGYLRYRGGAAPLRDLVALLEKFGVGASTARVTMARLKKEGWLDTRPGADGREVVYALNEHSWQMLDEGRERILGTPRTSWEGWWHMVIYYVPESARSARESLRKELAWLGFGPLAASTWISPHDRLARVEEKFAHHGDIRLDLLRARSKGLPADRDMAERCWDLTTLNADYQAFLERYRAELPRYRSGRVGPDESLVARIELFREWRKFPFRDPALPLELLPARWLGHDAYDLFTEASELLRPAAERAVDEATGTRRTDPEPPTVPVTPTAPTTPAPRTAAAGADDIPASLT
- a CDS encoding MFS transporter, with the translated sequence MSASSAAPAGPGSRKGLVVVALAFAAIVLDGYDLMIYGAMVPALLQHPTWELTPADVGLIGSYATFGMLVGALGVGALTDILGRRRIIIASIIWFSAATAATAMAPTPELFGLFRLVAGIGLGGVMPTAIALTVEYAPRGKQQFYNAMMFVGYSFGGVFAALAAMALLEDHGFRLLLWLGAAPALILVPLVYRHLPESMSYLAGKGRNDEAQELAREYGVEVEVRSAGGSKKAPGALRFLVSASNRGPLALFSVASFSGLLLVYGLNTWLPQIMRSAGYPLGSSIAFLLVLNLGAIVGSVAAAALADRMGPKFAVSLAFGAAAVTLVALSLQPHAALLYLFVAVAGLGSIGTQILVNGYAAAFFPAWARGSAVGVTLGIGRIGAVVAPIMVGLIMESDLGFRWNFYSFIVPAVIGLLVILAVPRRTAAARAAAVAEERGAAPVRQG
- a CDS encoding MFS transporter; the protein is MAAPTGTAVTAQMRRARAAVSALFFLNAVLYANLVPRLPEVKEKLDLTNAALGTGIAAMPAGALLAGLLAPALINRLSSARVASFGLVGLALAVCAVPLSGSWWVFAAAMLVAGAFDALVDVAQNAHGFRVQRLYRRSIVNAFHGLWSVGAVAGGLLGSAAAGMHVPLGVHLAVSTVVFSVTAVVAYRFLLPGPEDAERVAGRSAEVGAGPADAHGPDGGDRPDGGHGAPVADSASHGPRRTATRTAVLLAALGLLAACEAFVQDAGSSWGALYLREEVGASAAAGGLAFVALQVAMVFGRFTGDRVINRYGQRRVVRTGGVLIALGMALALAVPSLPTTLAGFALAGLGVATLVPAVMHTADELPGLAPGVGLTVVGWLLRVGFLVSPTIIGLLADAISLRAALVSVALAGLVVLALGRVLETGAPQHAVLPHDASSADAAARTRTDG